The proteins below come from a single Limosilactobacillus reuteri genomic window:
- a CDS encoding helix-turn-helix transcriptional regulator has translation MQSRLYDLRKHVKGMTQQQMADYLNISTKAYRDKENGKNQFTQDEMFAISELFNLNIDTIFLPRKFQIGTK, from the coding sequence ATGCAATCAAGATTATATGATTTGCGGAAACATGTTAAGGGTATGACTCAGCAACAAATGGCTGATTATTTGAATATTAGTACCAAAGCTTATCGTGATAAGGAAAATGGTAAGAATCAATTTACTCAAGATGAAATGTTTGCCATTAGTGAGTTATTTAACCTAAATATCGACACTATTTTTTTACCTCGTAAGTTCCAAATTGGAACAAAATGA
- a CDS encoding LexA family protein, giving the protein MELSKFIGQKIRNFREQRGLSVEQLADKLNTTRATVTRYELGSRKANQDILFKLAEIFNVNVDDFFPAREKKPSNIIYPKEGLEVISIPIIGEIACGDPITADENIEGYTDEIFEKPVPSGNLFGLRCKGDSMEPTIPNGALAVIREQPEVEDGEIAAVLVDDDNEATLKRVKHQGNLVMLMPDNKKYDPIILDEDHPGRIVGKLVKYSVTVE; this is encoded by the coding sequence ATGGAACTAAGTAAATTTATTGGACAAAAAATCAGAAATTTCCGTGAACAACGAGGCCTTTCTGTAGAACAACTCGCAGACAAGCTCAATACAACAAGAGCAACTGTAACTAGATATGAATTAGGTTCTAGAAAAGCAAATCAAGATATTTTATTTAAATTAGCTGAAATCTTCAATGTAAATGTCGATGACTTTTTTCCTGCTAGAGAAAAAAAGCCTTCTAACATTATTTACCCTAAAGAAGGATTAGAAGTTATATCGATTCCAATTATTGGTGAAATAGCATGTGGAGATCCTATTACGGCAGACGAAAATATTGAAGGATATACCGATGAAATTTTCGAAAAACCTGTTCCAAGCGGAAATCTTTTTGGGCTCCGTTGTAAAGGGGATAGTATGGAGCCTACTATTCCTAATGGTGCGTTAGCTGTAATTAGAGAGCAACCAGAAGTTGAAGACGGAGAGATTGCGGCTGTATTAGTTGATGATGATAATGAAGCAACATTAAAACGTGTAAAACACCAAGGAAATCTAGTAATGCTTATGCCTGATAACAAAAAATATGATCCAATTATTCTTGACGAAGATCATCCTGGTCGTATTGTTGGAAAGTTAGTTAAATATTCTGTAACCGTAGAGTAA